The following are encoded together in the Cynocephalus volans isolate mCynVol1 chromosome 4, mCynVol1.pri, whole genome shotgun sequence genome:
- the LOC134377088 gene encoding olfactory receptor 51A4-like → MSSLNNTQVEVLRFLLIGIPGLEKSHIWVSIPFSFVYLLSFLGNFTILFFIKTERSLHEPMYYFLSMLCFSDLGLSLSSLPTTLGLFLFSIHEIHAAACFAQEFFIHLFTVTEASVLSVMAFDRYVAIHNPLRYSTILTSSRVIKTGVFLTSKNVCLILPLPFLLQRLRYCHQNLLSHSYCLHQDVMKLACSDNRINIVYGLCAALSTMLDLVFITFSYIMILKTVVGIASPREQVKALNTCISHMCAVLIFYVPMLSAAMLHRFAKDVSPMIHILMADVFLLVPPLMNPIVYCVKTRQIREKVVGKLCSKRS, encoded by the coding sequence ATGTCTTCTCTTAACAACACACAAGTTGAAGTTCTTAGATTCCTCCTCATCGGGATTCCTGGACTGGAGAAGAGTCACATCTGGGTATCCATTCCTTTCTCATTCGTgtaccttctttctttcctgggtAATTTCACCATCCTCTTCTTTATCAAGACAGAGCGAAGTCTCCATGAACCCATGTACTATTTCCTGTCCATGCTCTGTTTCTCTGACCTGGGGTTGTCACTCTCTTCCTTGCCCACTACTTTGGGGCTATTCCTCTTCAGTATCCACGAAATTCATGCAGCTGCATGCTTTGCACAGGAGTTTTTTATCCATCTGTTCACAGTCACTGAAGCCTCTGTGCTGTCTGTAATGGCATTTGACCGATACGTGGCAATCCACAACCCTTTGAGATATAGCACAATCTTAACCAGTTCCAGAGTTATCAAAACAGGGGTCTTTCTGACATCCAAGAATGTTTGTTTGATCCTTCCACTGCCCTTTCTCTTGCAAAGGCTGAGATACTGTCATCAAAACCTGCTCTCCCATTCCTATTGTCTCCACCAGGATGTCATGAAGCTGGCATGCTCTGACAACAGAATCAATATTGTCTATGGACTCTGTGCTGCACTTTCTACCATGCTGGATTTGGTGTTTATTACTTTCTCCTACATAATGATCTTAAAGACTGTAGTGGGAATTGCATCCCCCAGAGAGCAGGTCAAGGCCCTCAACACCTGTATCTCTCATATGTGTGCTGTGCTCATCTTCTACGTGCCCATGCTGAGTGCAGCGATGCTACACCGTTTTGCCAAGGACGTGTCTCCTATGATCCACATCCTCATGGCTGATGTATTTCTGCTGGTGCCACCCCTGATGAATCCCATAGTATACTGTGTGAAGACCCGTCAAATCCGAGAAAAGGTGGTGGGGAAACTTTGTTCAAAAAGAAGTTGA
- the LOC134377005 gene encoding olfactory receptor 51G1, whose amino-acid sequence MTIPDNSSLQKATFFLTGFQGMEDLHGWLSIPFCSIYMTVILGNLTILHIIRTDVTLHEPMYYFLAMLAFTDLGLCLSTLPTVLGIFWFDAREIGIPACFTQLFFIHTLSLVESSVLLSMSIDRYVAICNPLHYSTILTRACIVKMGLSAVLRSALLILPLPFLLKRFQYCRSHVLAHSYCLHLEIMKLACSSIVVNHIYGLFVVACTVGVDSLLIFLSYALILRTVLSIASHQERLRAFNTCVSHICAVLLFYIPMIGLSLVHRFGEHLPHIVHLLMSYVYLLAPPLINPIVYSIKTNQIRERIIKKFEFVRSLMCFRQD is encoded by the coding sequence ATGACAATCCCTGATAATAGCAGCCTCCAAAAAGCCACTTTCTTTCTGACAGGCTTTCAAGGTATGGAAGATCTCCACGGCTGGCTCTCTATTCCCTTCTGCTCCATTTACATGACAGTTATTTTGGGGAATCTTACCATCCTCCACATCATCCGTACTGATGTCACCCTCCATGAACCCATGTACTATTTCTTGGCCATGCTGGCCTTCACAGACCTGGGCCTTTGCCTTTCCACACTGCCCACTGTGCTGGGCATCTTCTGGTTTGATGCCAGAGAGATTGGCATCCCTGCCTGCTTCACTCAGCTCTTCTTCATTCATACATTGTCTCTAGTGGAGTCCTCAGTTCTATTGTCCATGTCCATTGACCGCTATGTCGCCATTTGCAACCCACTGCATTACTCCACCATCCTGACACGTGCATGTATTGTCAAGATGGGACTGAGCGCGGTGCTTAGAAGTGCTCTCCTCATCCTTCCCTTGCCATTCCTCCTTAAGCGCTTCCAGTACTGCCGTTCCCACGTGCTGGCCCATTCCTACTGCCTGCACCTGGAGATCATGAAGTTGGCCTGCTCGAGCATCGTTGTCAATCACATCTATGGGCTCTTTGTTGTGGCCTGCACCGTGGGTGTGGACTCCCTGCTCATCTTCCTCTCATATGCCCTTATCCTGCGCACTGTGCTGAGCATTGCCTCCCATCAGGAGAGACTTCGGGCCTTCAATACCTGCGTCTCCCACATCTGTGCTGTGCTGCTCTTCTACATCCCCATGATCGGCTTGTCTCTTGTGCATCGCTTTGGTGAACATCTGCCACACATTGTACACCTCCTCATGTCTTATGTGTATCTGCTGGCACCACCCCTCATAAACCCCATTGTCTACAGCATCAAGACCAACCAAATCCGTGAACGCATCATTAAGAAGTTTGAGTTTGTAAGGTCACTTATGTGTTTTCGGCAGGATTAG